In Acidobacteriota bacterium, the genomic window ATCGCCATCGACAGCGTGGTGGACGATGACGATCCCAACACCGTGACCAGTCCGTCCTGATCGGACCATGACCGAGGTCACATCGTCGTCTCGCCCGGGCGGTCAACTCTTCGACTACTGGCGGGTTCTCGTCCAGCGTCGTGGGGTCATCGCCACCTGTGCGGCCGTCGCACTGGTCGCAACCGGGATTCTCAGTTTCCTGGCCACACCGAGCTATACGGCGACGACCACCATCGAGATCGAACGACAGTCCCCGGAGATTCTTGAGTTCACCGATGTCCTCGGGGTCGACCCGGCGGGCTACAAGGACTTCTACCAGACCCAACATCGGATCCTCCAGAGCCACACGGTGTTGCGGTTGGCTGCGGAAGAGACCGACCTGATCCATCACCCCTCCTTCGTCGAACGGAAGGGGTCGCCGCTGAGTCGCGGGATCGGAGTCGTTCGATCCTGGCTGGGGTCCACCCCAGAGAATCGAAATCCCCAGGATCCAGCCATCGACTTCATTCGGGACGGCCTGCGGGTCTCCCCCATTCGCAGCAGCCATCTGGTGCGCATCGCGATGGTCGATCGCGATCCGTCGCTGGCCGCCGAGCTCTCCAATGCCGTCGCCAGCGCCTACCAGCGGTTTCAGATGGATGCCCGCTACGACACCACCGGCAAGGCCAAGGAGTTCCTGACCAAGGATGTCGCTCGGGTCCAGGGCGAGGTCCTCGCGCTGGAACGGCAACTCCAGGCCTACGGCGCGGACAAGCGAATCTTCGGTCTCGGTGAGAACAGCGACAACATCTCGGAGCAGGCGCTTGCCGATCTGAACGTCCGAGTCACCGAGGCTCGCGGGCGTCTGGCCGGCGCATCCGCTCGCGACGATGCGGTTCGCGAGGCCGACCCCGAGGCGTTGCCCGAGGTCCTCAATAGCCCGGTGATCAGCCACCTATCCCAACAGAACGCAGGGCTTGAGCGTCGCTACGCCCAGATGGCCGAACGCTTCGGCCCGTCCTGGCCGACGTTGGTCGAGTTGCGTGAAGAGTTGAGCCAGTCTCGCACCCAGCTGTCCCGGCAGTCGGCGGACATCGCCAGCCAGGTCCGGGCGGCGGCAGGGTCGGAACTGGGACGCGCCGCCACGGAGCTCGAGAATCTGGAGCGCGAGCGGACCCGGCAGGAGAACGAGGTCCAACGGATTCGTGGCGTGACGATCGAGTACGCGGGCCTGCAGCGTCAGATCGAGACCAAGCGCAAGGTGCTGGCCAGCCTGGTTGAAAGGCAGAGCGAGACGGAGACGTCCTACCGACTCAAGGACACCAGCACCAGCAATATCCGTGTGGTCGACCTGGCGGAACCGCCACGGAGCCCAACGAGCCCGCGCAAGGCAATGAACATGTTGATCGCGTTGTTTCTCGGCGCGGCCATCGGCTGCGGGATGGCGTTTCTGATCGATCACATCGACAACAGCGTCAAGGACGAGAACGAGTTGGCCCGCGTGTCCGGCTTCACGGTCTACGGCCACGTCCCCGTGGCGCAGCCACTCCGATTGGTCGACAATGCGGGCACGGGTTCGGGCGCGATGCCGACCACCAGCCTGGACATGGCCAGCCATCTGGATCCGCGTTCGGGGTTCGCCGAGGCGTTCCGCAACCTGCGGACCGCACTGTTGCTCGCGGCACCGGATCATCCGCCGCGTCACGTGGTCGTCACCTCCAGCGAGCCGATGGACGGCAAGTCCACCGTCGCCCAGAACCTGGCCATCGTGCTGACTCAGCTGGGTCGCGACGTCCTGCTGGTCGATGCGGACATGCGTCGGCCACGACTTCACAAGACACTCGAGACACCCAACGATGTCGGACTCTCGAGTCTTCTCAGCGGAAACGCCCCGCTCGACGGCCTGATCCAGAACACCGCCATCCCGCGGCTGAGTGCGCTCCCCAGTGGACCCATTCCGCCGAACCCATCGGAGCTGCTCGGTTCGCCGGGGCTCCAGGCGATGCTGGTGGAGCTGGGAGACCGCTTCGATCACGTGATCTTCGATGCGCCCCCCGTTCTCTCGGTCACGGATTCGGTCATCCTCTCAACCCGCATGGACTCGACCCTGGTGGTCGTACGATCCGGCGTCACCAGTCGTGACGCGCTGGCGCAGAGTGCGGCCCGACTCAGTCAGTCTCGCTCCAACACCATCGGCGCGGTGCTGAACGCGGTCTCCCACGAGAGCAACTACTACTACGGTCGCTACGGTCGGTCCGGTGGCGACGGGCGGTACGAGGAAGACCCGCAGGAAACCGGCCCGACCGACGGTAGTCGCGCCGCCGGCTAGTGACGCACACTCGCCTGCCCTGCTCCGGAATCCGACGCGCAATCCGCTTCGTGCTGATCGGCTTCCTCCTGTCGGTGGCGCTGCCTTTCGGTGCGGTCGGTCCGACATCGGTCTTCGTCGTCCAGAGCTTCGGGCTCCTACTCGGCGTGCTTACCTTGACGCTGTGCGTGCTTCGCCCTGAACTGAAGCCGACGGCTCCCCGCTGGCTCCTGATCGTTCCCTGGTTGATGGTGGCGCTGGGACTTCTTCAACTGGTGCCCCTACCGGATGGCGTGCTTGAGATACTGGTCGGCAAGAGCCACGCGCTACGCCAGAGTGTTGCGGAATGGCAGGGCATGGAAGCGGTCCTCCCACGAACACTGAGCTCGGTCCCAGCCGAGTCTCTCGATGCGACTCTGCGGCTGCTGGCCTACTGCGGTATCGGGCTCGCCACC contains:
- a CDS encoding polysaccharide biosynthesis tyrosine autokinase yields the protein MTEVTSSSRPGGQLFDYWRVLVQRRGVIATCAAVALVATGILSFLATPSYTATTTIEIERQSPEILEFTDVLGVDPAGYKDFYQTQHRILQSHTVLRLAAEETDLIHHPSFVERKGSPLSRGIGVVRSWLGSTPENRNPQDPAIDFIRDGLRVSPIRSSHLVRIAMVDRDPSLAAELSNAVASAYQRFQMDARYDTTGKAKEFLTKDVARVQGEVLALERQLQAYGADKRIFGLGENSDNISEQALADLNVRVTEARGRLAGASARDDAVREADPEALPEVLNSPVISHLSQQNAGLERRYAQMAERFGPSWPTLVELREELSQSRTQLSRQSADIASQVRAAAGSELGRAATELENLERERTRQENEVQRIRGVTIEYAGLQRQIETKRKVLASLVERQSETETSYRLKDTSTSNIRVVDLAEPPRSPTSPRKAMNMLIALFLGAAIGCGMAFLIDHIDNSVKDENELARVSGFTVYGHVPVAQPLRLVDNAGTGSGAMPTTSLDMASHLDPRSGFAEAFRNLRTALLLAAPDHPPRHVVVTSSEPMDGKSTVAQNLAIVLTQLGRDVLLVDADMRRPRLHKTLETPNDVGLSSLLSGNAPLDGLIQNTAIPRLSALPSGPIPPNPSELLGSPGLQAMLVELGDRFDHVIFDAPPVLSVTDSVILSTRMDSTLVVVRSGVTSRDALAQSAARLSQSRSNTIGAVLNAVSHESNYYYGRYGRSGGDGRYEEDPQETGPTDGSRAAG